The following coding sequences are from one Pseudomonas oryzae window:
- a CDS encoding ornithine carbamoyltransferase produces the protein MAFNMHNRNLLSLMHHSSRELRYLLDLSRDLKRAKYTGTEQQHLRRKNIALIFEKTSTRTRCAFEVAAYDQGANVTYIDPTSSQIGHKESMKDTARVLGRMYDAIEYRGFRQEIVEELAQYAGVPVFNGLTDEYHPTQMLADVLTMREHSDKPLHDISYAYLGDARNNMGNSLLLIGAKLGMDVRIAAPKALWPSDEHVAACRRFAEESGARLLLTEDAREAVKGVDFVHTDVWVSMGEPVEAWGERIQLLLPYQVNMELMKASGNPRVKFMHCLPAFHNSETKVGKQIAAQYPHLANGIEVTDDVFESPYCIAFEQAENRMHTIKAILVSTLADV, from the coding sequence ATGGCGTTCAACATGCACAACCGCAACCTGCTCAGCCTGATGCACCACAGCAGCCGCGAGCTGCGCTATCTGCTCGACCTGTCGCGCGACCTCAAGCGCGCCAAGTACACCGGCACCGAACAGCAGCACCTCAGGCGCAAGAACATCGCGCTGATCTTCGAGAAGACCTCCACCCGCACGCGCTGCGCCTTCGAGGTGGCCGCCTACGACCAGGGCGCCAACGTCACCTACATCGACCCGACTTCCTCGCAGATCGGCCACAAGGAGAGCATGAAGGACACCGCCCGCGTGCTCGGCCGCATGTACGACGCCATCGAGTATCGCGGCTTCAGGCAGGAGATCGTCGAGGAACTGGCGCAGTACGCCGGGGTGCCGGTGTTCAATGGCCTGACCGACGAATACCACCCGACGCAGATGCTCGCCGACGTGCTGACCATGCGCGAGCACAGCGACAAGCCGTTGCACGACATCAGCTACGCCTACCTGGGGGACGCACGCAACAACATGGGCAACTCGCTGTTGCTGATCGGCGCCAAGCTGGGCATGGACGTGCGCATCGCCGCGCCCAAGGCGCTGTGGCCGAGCGACGAGCACGTCGCCGCCTGCCGCCGGTTCGCCGAGGAAAGCGGCGCGCGCCTGTTGCTCACCGAGGATGCCCGGGAGGCGGTCAAGGGCGTCGATTTCGTGCACACCGACGTCTGGGTGTCGATGGGCGAGCCGGTGGAAGCCTGGGGCGAGCGCATCCAGCTGCTGCTGCCCTACCAGGTCAACATGGAGCTGATGAAGGCCAGCGGCAATCCGCGGGTCAAGTTCATGCACTGCCTGCCGGCCTTCCACAACAGCGAGACCAAGGTCGGCAAGCAGATCGCCGCCCAGTATCCGCACCTGGCCAATGGTATCGAGGTGACCGACGACGTCTTCGAGTCGCCGTACTGCATCGCCTTCGAGCAGGCGGAGAACCGCATGCACACCATCAAGGCGATCCTGGTCTCGACCCTGGCGGACGTCTGA
- the arcC gene encoding carbamate kinase codes for MRLVIALGGNALLRRGEAMTAENQRENVRTACEQIARVAAGNQLVIAHGNGPQVGLLALQGAAYDAANPYPLDVLGAETEGMIGYMIEQELGNLLPVEVPFATLLTQVVVDGADPAFQKPTKPIGPVYAKDEAERLARDKGWSIAPDGDRFRRVVPSPRPQRIIEIRPIQWLLDKGSVVICAGGGGIPTMYRDGKLHGVEAVIDKDLCSALLARQLDCDLLVIATDVDAAYLDWGQPTQKAIAAAHPDELERLGFAAGSMGPKVQAACEFARLTGRVAVIGSLPEIEAIVQGTAGTRVSTERAGLTLR; via the coding sequence ATGCGACTAGTCATCGCCCTGGGCGGCAACGCCCTGCTGCGCCGTGGCGAGGCCATGACCGCGGAGAACCAGCGCGAGAACGTGCGCACCGCCTGCGAGCAGATCGCCAGGGTGGCCGCCGGCAACCAGCTGGTGATCGCCCACGGCAACGGCCCGCAGGTCGGCCTGCTGGCCCTGCAAGGCGCGGCCTACGATGCCGCCAATCCCTATCCGCTGGACGTGCTCGGCGCCGAGACCGAAGGCATGATCGGCTACATGATCGAGCAGGAGCTGGGCAACCTGCTGCCGGTCGAGGTGCCCTTCGCCACCCTCCTCACCCAGGTGGTGGTGGATGGCGCCGACCCGGCCTTCCAGAAGCCGACCAAGCCGATCGGCCCGGTCTACGCCAAGGACGAGGCCGAGCGCCTGGCCCGTGACAAGGGCTGGAGCATCGCTCCCGATGGCGACAGGTTCCGCCGCGTGGTGCCCAGCCCGCGCCCGCAACGGATCATCGAGATCCGCCCGATCCAGTGGCTGCTGGACAAGGGCTCGGTGGTGATCTGCGCCGGCGGCGGCGGCATCCCGACCATGTACCGGGACGGCAAGCTGCACGGCGTGGAGGCGGTGATCGACAAGGACCTCTGCTCGGCCCTGCTGGCCCGGCAGCTGGACTGCGACCTGCTGGTGATCGCCACCGACGTCGACGCGGCCTATCTCGACTGGGGCCAGCCGACGCAGAAGGCCATCGCAGCGGCCCACCCGGACGAGCTGGAACGCCTCGGCTTCGCCGCCGGCTCGATGGGGCCGAAGGTCCAGGCCGCCTGCGAGTTCGCCCGCCTCACCGGCCGGGTGGCGGTGATCGGCTCGCTGCCGGAGATCGAGGCGATCGTCCAGGGCACTGCGGGGACCCGCGTCAGCACGGAGCGGGCGGGCCTGACCTTGCGCTGA
- the ppk2 gene encoding polyphosphate kinase 2, translating into MAKGKKKDAAAVAVDKEKLGRKEYEEELRKLHVELVKLQQWVVAKGLKVCVVFEGRDGAGKGGTIKAITERVSPRVFRVVALPAPSDREKTQMYGQRYLAHMPAAGEVVIFDRSWYNRAGVERVMGFCSEEQAERFLNIVPLFEKMMIESGIILIKYWLEVSAEEQERRLADRINDGRKIWKLSPMDLKSFTRWDDYTRARDEMFAATDTPWAPWYVARSEEKRRVRLNIISHLLQHVPYKDITQEDKVKLPRRKVAHQGAAYPFRMVEERF; encoded by the coding sequence ATGGCCAAAGGCAAGAAGAAGGATGCGGCTGCAGTTGCGGTCGACAAGGAAAAACTGGGGCGCAAAGAGTACGAGGAAGAGCTGCGCAAGCTGCACGTCGAGCTGGTCAAGCTGCAGCAGTGGGTGGTGGCCAAGGGCCTCAAGGTCTGCGTGGTGTTCGAGGGGCGCGATGGCGCAGGCAAGGGCGGGACGATCAAGGCGATCACCGAGCGGGTCAGCCCGCGGGTGTTCCGCGTGGTGGCGTTGCCGGCGCCCAGCGACCGGGAGAAGACCCAGATGTACGGGCAGCGTTACCTGGCCCACATGCCGGCGGCGGGCGAAGTGGTGATCTTCGATCGCAGCTGGTACAACCGCGCCGGCGTCGAGCGGGTGATGGGCTTCTGCAGCGAGGAGCAGGCCGAGCGCTTCCTCAACATCGTGCCGCTGTTCGAGAAGATGATGATCGAGTCCGGGATCATCCTCATCAAGTACTGGCTGGAGGTGAGCGCCGAGGAGCAGGAGCGCCGGCTCGCCGACCGCATCAACGACGGGCGCAAGATCTGGAAGCTGTCGCCCATGGACCTCAAGTCGTTCACCCGCTGGGACGACTACACCCGCGCCCGCGACGAGATGTTCGCCGCCACCGATACACCCTGGGCGCCCTGGTACGTGGCCCGTTCCGAGGAGAAGCGGCGGGTGCGCCTGAACATCATCAGCCACCTGCTCCAGCACGTCCCCTACAAGGACATCACCCAGGAAGACAAGGTCAAGCTGCCCAGGCGCAAGGTCGCCCATCAGGGCGCGGCCTACCCGTTCAGGATGGTCGAGGAGCGCTTCTGA
- the tpx gene encoding thiol peroxidase produces the protein MSQVTLKGNPVRVDGNLPQVGSQAPAFRLVGSDLSDHTLADFVGKRKVLNIFPSVDTPTCATSVRKFNYEAGNLDNTVVLCISADLPFAQKRFCATEGLDNVINLSMLRGREFLEDYGVAIAEGPLVGLAARAVVVLDEHDKVLHAELVAEVADEPDYEAAIAALGGRAPETSNL, from the coding sequence ATGAGTCAAGTTACCCTGAAGGGCAACCCCGTGCGTGTCGATGGCAACCTGCCGCAGGTTGGCAGCCAGGCTCCGGCCTTCCGCCTGGTGGGCAGCGATCTGTCCGACCACACCCTGGCCGACTTCGTCGGCAAGCGTAAGGTGCTGAACATCTTCCCGAGCGTCGACACGCCCACCTGCGCCACCTCGGTCCGCAAGTTCAACTACGAGGCGGGCAACCTGGACAACACCGTGGTGCTGTGCATCTCCGCCGACCTGCCGTTCGCCCAGAAGCGCTTCTGCGCCACCGAAGGTCTGGACAACGTGATCAACCTGTCCATGCTGCGCGGCCGCGAATTCCTCGAGGATTACGGCGTGGCCATCGCCGAAGGCCCGCTGGTCGGCCTGGCCGCCCGTGCCGTGGTGGTGCTCGACGAGCACGACAAGGTCCTGCACGCCGAACTGGTCGCCGAAGTCGCCGACGAGCCGGATTACGAGGCGGCGATCGCCGCGCTGGGCGGCCGCGCGCCGGAAACCAGCAACCTGTGA
- the xthA gene encoding exodeoxyribonuclease III, which produces MKLVSFNINGLRARPHQLAELIERHQPDVIGLQETKVADEQFPRAEVEALGYHVEFHGQKGHYGVALLSRQVPQNLVKGFPWDGEDSQRRFIGATFSDAQGQPVHVFNGYFPQGESRSHAVKFPAKTQFYADLQRLLEEQFSPEQALVVMGDFNISPQDIDIGIGAENAKRWLRSGKCSFLPEEREWMARLHAWGLVDSYRELHPQVCDRFSWFDYRSRGFEDAPKRGLRIDLILASTGLRPRLLAAGIDYDVRAMDKPSDHAPVWVELA; this is translated from the coding sequence ATGAAACTTGTTTCCTTCAATATCAATGGATTGCGCGCACGACCTCATCAACTGGCTGAGCTTATCGAGCGCCACCAGCCGGACGTGATCGGCCTGCAGGAAACCAAGGTGGCCGACGAGCAGTTCCCCCGCGCCGAAGTCGAGGCGCTCGGCTACCACGTCGAATTTCACGGCCAGAAGGGTCACTACGGTGTCGCCCTGCTGTCGCGCCAGGTGCCGCAGAACCTGGTCAAGGGCTTCCCCTGGGACGGCGAGGATTCGCAGCGCCGCTTCATCGGCGCCACCTTCAGCGATGCACAGGGCCAGCCGGTGCACGTGTTCAACGGCTACTTCCCGCAGGGCGAGAGCCGCAGCCACGCGGTCAAGTTCCCCGCCAAGACGCAGTTCTACGCCGATCTGCAACGCCTGCTCGAGGAGCAGTTCAGCCCCGAACAGGCCCTGGTGGTGATGGGCGACTTCAACATCTCGCCGCAAGACATTGATATCGGTATCGGTGCGGAGAACGCGAAGCGCTGGCTGCGCAGCGGCAAGTGCAGCTTCCTGCCCGAGGAGCGCGAGTGGATGGCGCGCCTGCATGCCTGGGGCCTGGTCGACAGCTACCGCGAACTGCATCCGCAGGTCTGCGATCGTTTCAGCTGGTTCGACTACCGCAGTCGCGGCTTCGAGGACGCCCCCAAGCGGGGGCTGCGCATCGACCTGATCCTCGCCTCCACGGGACTCAGGCCGCGCCTGCTGGCCGCCGGCATCGACTACGACGTGCGCGCCATGGACAAGCCTTCGGACCACGCACCGGTGTGGGTGGAGCTGGCGTGA
- a CDS encoding substrate-binding domain-containing protein, whose protein sequence is MLRLSQPFSARLLLGGLLALSTPITGFAALPLPSSGLPALHIQGSNTIGAKLGPALVSGLLEKEGFSNVRVQESGINEQRVIGQDAQGRLVNIEVAAHGSGTGFTALGQNAAELAASSRPIKDSEAASLATLGDLKSPESEQVIAIDGLAVILHPSNPVQSLSVEQLARVFAGEVKTWEELGGRGGAIRLYARDDNSGTFDTFKELVLSSHGKTLATGAQRFESSNQLSDSVSQDPQGIGFIGLPYIRKAKPLAISAGDSQPMLPSTELVATEDYPLSRRLFFYMKPAESNPWAQALVRFVHSPSGQEIVARSGFISQTVKAMQVAANGDMPPAYHELASHAQRLAVNFRFAEGSAELDSKALRDVRRVVSYLKDNNKMMSQVVLVGFGDPRNNDRDRTELLSKLRAMAVQRELVKSGVLLRSITGLGDAMPVASNDSEAGRKKNRRVEVWVY, encoded by the coding sequence ATGCTGCGCCTCTCCCAGCCCTTCTCCGCCCGCCTGCTGCTCGGCGGGCTTCTGGCCCTGAGCACTCCCATCACCGGCTTCGCCGCCCTGCCGCTGCCGTCCAGCGGCCTGCCGGCCCTGCACATCCAGGGCTCCAACACCATCGGCGCCAAGCTGGGCCCGGCGCTGGTCAGCGGCCTGCTGGAGAAGGAAGGCTTCAGCAACGTGCGCGTGCAGGAAAGCGGTATCAACGAGCAGCGCGTCATCGGCCAGGATGCCCAGGGCCGCCTGGTCAACATCGAAGTGGCCGCCCATGGCTCCGGTACCGGCTTCACCGCGCTCGGCCAGAACGCTGCCGAACTGGCCGCCTCGTCCCGCCCGATCAAGGACAGCGAGGCTGCCAGCCTCGCCACCCTGGGCGACCTGAAGAGCCCCGAGAGCGAGCAGGTGATCGCCATCGACGGCCTGGCGGTGATCCTCCACCCCTCCAACCCCGTGCAGTCCCTGTCGGTCGAGCAGCTGGCCAGGGTGTTCGCCGGCGAGGTGAAGACCTGGGAAGAGCTCGGCGGTCGCGGCGGCGCCATTCGCCTGTACGCCCGTGACGACAACTCCGGCACCTTCGACACCTTCAAGGAACTGGTGCTGAGCAGCCACGGCAAGACGCTCGCCACCGGCGCCCAGCGCTTCGAGTCGAGCAACCAGCTGTCCGACTCGGTGAGCCAGGACCCGCAGGGCATCGGCTTCATCGGCCTGCCCTACATCCGCAAGGCCAAACCCCTGGCGATCAGCGCCGGCGACTCGCAGCCGATGCTGCCGAGCACCGAGCTGGTGGCCACCGAGGACTACCCGCTGTCGCGGCGCCTGTTCTTCTACATGAAGCCCGCCGAGAGCAATCCCTGGGCCCAGGCCCTGGTGCGCTTCGTCCACAGCCCGAGCGGCCAGGAAATCGTCGCCAGGAGCGGCTTCATCTCCCAGACCGTCAAGGCCATGCAGGTCGCGGCGAACGGTGACATGCCGCCGGCCTACCACGAACTGGCCAGCCATGCGCAGCGCCTGGCGGTCAACTTCCGCTTCGCCGAGGGTAGTGCCGAACTGGACAGCAAGGCCCTGCGCGACGTGCGCCGGGTGGTCAGCTACCTGAAGGACAACAACAAGATGATGAGCCAGGTGGTGCTGGTCGGCTTCGGCGACCCGCGCAACAACGACCGCGACCGCACCGAGCTGCTGTCCAAGCTGCGCGCCATGGCGGTGCAGCGCGAACTGGTCAAGTCGGGCGTGCTGCTGCGCAGCATCACCGGCCTGGGCGACGCCATGCCGGTCGCCTCGAACGACAGCGAGGCCGGGCGCAAGAAGAACCGCCGCGTCGAGGTGTGGGTCTACTGA
- a CDS encoding peptidylprolyl isomerase has translation MAIAMARHILVKTIGEAEQLKQRLAKGEDFATLARRHSLCPSRKRGGDLGEIRPGQVVKPFENVVFRKPLHQVQGPLRTQFGWHLVLVYFRS, from the coding sequence ATGGCCATCGCCATGGCTCGTCACATTCTGGTCAAGACGATCGGCGAAGCCGAACAGCTCAAGCAGCGCCTGGCCAAGGGCGAGGACTTCGCCACCCTGGCCCGTCGCCACTCGCTCTGCCCCTCGCGCAAGCGCGGTGGCGATCTGGGCGAGATCCGCCCGGGACAGGTGGTCAAGCCGTTCGAGAACGTGGTTTTCCGCAAGCCGCTGCACCAGGTACAGGGCCCGCTGCGCACTCAGTTCGGCTGGCATCTGGTGCTGGTGTACTTCCGCAGCTGA
- a CDS encoding PilT/PilU family type 4a pilus ATPase has translation MDITAMLRILASQDGSDLYLSTGAPPCAKFNGVLRALNKDVLAPGDVAKIAAELMDPEQRADFERELEMNLAISLPNIGRFRVNIFKQRNEVSIVARNIKLDIPRFEDLKLPPVLLDVILEKRGLVLFVGGTGSGKSTSLAALIDHRNRNHSGHIITIEDPVEYVHKHKKSIINQREVGVDTRSFQAALKNTLRQAPDVILIGEIRDRETMEHALAFSETGHLAISTLHANNANQALDRIINFFPEERRPQLLNDLGNNIKAFVSQRLIKTVDGKRRAAVEILLGTATIRDLVKRGDFNLIKEVMEKSRPLGMQTFDQALIDLVHEGAISEEEAVKNADSANNVRLKLKLHRDGEGSQAKPDDTSTWSLEPTMEEEEEQPLV, from the coding sequence ATGGACATCACAGCAATGCTGCGCATCCTGGCCAGCCAGGATGGATCGGACCTCTACCTTTCCACCGGTGCGCCGCCCTGTGCGAAATTCAATGGCGTGCTGCGCGCCCTGAACAAGGACGTGCTGGCCCCCGGCGACGTGGCGAAGATCGCCGCCGAGCTGATGGACCCCGAGCAGCGGGCCGACTTCGAGCGCGAGCTGGAGATGAACCTGGCCATCTCGCTGCCCAACATCGGTCGCTTCCGCGTCAACATCTTCAAGCAGCGCAACGAGGTGTCGATCGTCGCGCGCAACATCAAGCTGGACATCCCGCGCTTCGAGGACCTCAAGCTGCCGCCGGTGCTGCTCGACGTGATTCTGGAAAAGCGCGGCCTGGTGCTGTTTGTCGGTGGTACCGGATCGGGCAAGTCCACCTCGCTGGCCGCGCTGATCGACCACCGCAACCGCAACCACAGCGGGCACATCATCACCATCGAAGACCCGGTGGAGTACGTGCACAAGCACAAGAAGTCGATCATCAACCAGCGCGAGGTGGGGGTGGACACCCGCAGCTTCCAGGCCGCGCTGAAGAACACCCTGCGTCAGGCGCCGGACGTGATCCTGATCGGCGAGATCCGCGACCGCGAGACCATGGAGCACGCCCTGGCCTTCTCCGAGACCGGCCACCTGGCGATCTCCACCCTGCACGCCAACAACGCCAACCAGGCGCTGGACCGCATCATCAACTTCTTCCCGGAAGAGCGCCGGCCGCAGCTGCTCAACGACCTGGGCAACAACATCAAGGCGTTCGTCTCCCAGCGCCTGATCAAGACCGTCGACGGCAAGCGCCGCGCCGCGGTGGAGATCCTGCTGGGCACCGCGACCATCCGCGACCTGGTCAAGCGCGGCGATTTCAACCTGATCAAGGAGGTCATGGAGAAGTCGCGGCCGCTGGGCATGCAGACCTTCGACCAGGCGCTGATCGACCTGGTGCATGAAGGCGCGATCAGCGAGGAAGAGGCGGTGAAGAACGCCGACTCGGCGAACAACGTGCGCCTCAAGCTCAAGCTGCATCGCGATGGCGAGGGCAGCCAGGCCAAGCCGGACGACACCTCGACCTGGAGTCTCGAGCCGACCATGGAAGAGGAAGAGGAGCAGCCGCTGGTCTGA
- a CDS encoding ABC-F family ATPase encodes MISTANITMQFGAKPLFENVSVKFGNGNRYGLIGANGCGKSTFMKILGGDLEPSAGQVMLEPNVRLGKLRQDQFAYEDCSVIDTVIMGHEELWQVKAERDRIYSLPEMTEDDGMKVADLEVQFAEMDGYTAESRAGELLLGVGIPLDQHFGPMSAVAPGWKLRVLLAQALFSNPDVLLLDEPTNHLDINTIRWLESVLTARNSTMIIISHDRHFLNSVCTHMADLDYGELRLFPGNYDEYMTAATQARERLLADNAKKKAQIAELQTFVSRFSANASKAKQATSRAKQIDKIQLEEVKPSSRVSPFIRFEQTKKLHRQAVTLENVSQGFDGAALFKNLSMQIEAGERVAIIGPNGIGKTTLLRTLVGEMAPMSGEVKWTESADVGYFAQDHADDFADDVTLFDWMAQWTQGGEQLVRGTLGRMLFSNDEIKKSVKVISGGEQGRMLFGKLILKKPNVLVMDEPTNHLDMESIEALNLALENYPGTLIFVSHDREFVSSLATRIIELSENGVTDFSGTYDDYLRSQGVAA; translated from the coding sequence TTGATTTCCACCGCCAACATCACCATGCAGTTCGGCGCCAAGCCGCTGTTCGAGAACGTTTCCGTCAAGTTCGGCAACGGCAACCGCTACGGCCTGATCGGCGCCAACGGCTGCGGCAAGTCGACCTTCATGAAGATCCTCGGTGGCGACCTCGAGCCCTCCGCCGGCCAGGTGATGCTCGAACCCAACGTGCGCCTCGGCAAGCTGCGCCAGGACCAGTTCGCCTACGAAGACTGCTCGGTGATCGACACGGTGATCATGGGCCACGAGGAGCTGTGGCAGGTGAAGGCCGAGCGCGACCGCATCTACAGCCTGCCGGAGATGACCGAAGACGACGGCATGAAGGTCGCCGACCTCGAGGTGCAGTTCGCCGAGATGGACGGCTACACCGCCGAGTCGCGCGCCGGCGAGCTGCTGCTCGGCGTGGGCATCCCGCTGGACCAGCACTTCGGCCCGATGAGCGCGGTGGCGCCCGGCTGGAAGCTGCGCGTGCTGCTGGCCCAGGCGCTGTTCTCCAACCCGGACGTGCTGCTGCTCGACGAACCGACCAACCACCTGGACATCAACACCATCCGCTGGCTGGAGTCGGTGCTCACGGCGCGCAACAGCACCATGATCATCATTTCCCACGACCGTCACTTCCTCAACAGCGTGTGCACGCACATGGCTGACCTGGACTACGGCGAGCTGCGCCTGTTCCCGGGCAACTACGACGAGTACATGACCGCGGCGACCCAGGCCCGCGAGCGCCTGCTGGCCGACAACGCCAAGAAGAAGGCGCAGATCGCCGAGCTGCAGACCTTCGTCAGCCGCTTCTCGGCCAACGCCTCCAAGGCCAAGCAGGCCACCAGCCGCGCCAAGCAGATCGACAAGATCCAGCTGGAAGAGGTCAAGCCGTCCAGCCGCGTCAGCCCGTTCATCCGCTTCGAGCAGACCAAGAAGCTGCACCGCCAGGCGGTGACCCTGGAGAACGTCAGCCAGGGCTTCGACGGCGCGGCGCTGTTCAAGAACCTGTCCATGCAGATCGAGGCCGGCGAGCGCGTGGCCATCATCGGCCCCAACGGCATCGGCAAGACCACCCTGCTGCGCACCCTGGTCGGCGAGATGGCGCCGATGAGCGGCGAGGTGAAGTGGACCGAGAGTGCCGACGTCGGCTATTTCGCCCAGGACCACGCCGACGACTTCGCCGACGATGTCACCCTGTTCGACTGGATGGCCCAGTGGACCCAGGGCGGTGAGCAGCTGGTGCGCGGCACCCTCGGCCGCATGCTGTTTTCCAACGACGAGATCAAGAAGTCGGTGAAGGTGATTTCCGGTGGCGAGCAGGGCCGCATGCTGTTCGGCAAGCTGATCCTGAAGAAGCCCAACGTGCTGGTGATGGACGAACCGACCAACCACCTGGACATGGAGTCGATCGAGGCGCTCAACCTGGCGCTGGAGAACTACCCGGGCACGCTGATCTTCGTCAGCCACGACCGCGAGTTCGTCTCCTCGCTGGCCACCCGCATCATCGAACTGTCCGAGAACGGCGTGACCGACTTCAGCGGCACCTACGACGACTACCTGCGCAGCCAGGGCGTCGCCGCTTAA
- a CDS encoding DUF1294 domain-containing protein, with translation MAAAPTSGRSGWPTALLCGVPLALPLVGALRLLQQGMPWALLAYAAASLLAIALYWHDKRSARKGRWRVPERILHGAELFGGWPGALLAQQVFRHKTRKVSYQAVFWGIVGLHQAFWGDWLLLGGFVIRRLLPEALATF, from the coding sequence ATGGCTGCCGCTCCGACATCAGGGCGTAGCGGATGGCCGACTGCGCTGTTGTGCGGTGTGCCGCTCGCTTTGCCGCTGGTCGGTGCACTGCGGCTGCTCCAGCAGGGCATGCCCTGGGCGCTGCTGGCCTATGCCGCGGCCAGTCTGCTGGCCATCGCTCTCTACTGGCATGACAAGCGCAGTGCCCGCAAAGGGCGCTGGCGCGTTCCGGAAAGGATCCTGCATGGCGCCGAGCTGTTCGGCGGCTGGCCTGGCGCGTTGCTGGCGCAGCAGGTGTTCAGGCACAAGACGCGCAAGGTCTCGTATCAGGCGGTGTTCTGGGGGATCGTCGGGCTGCACCAGGCGTTCTGGGGCGACTGGCTGCTGCTGGGTGGGTTTGTCATCCGGCGATTGCTGCCGGAGGCCTTGGCGACCTTCTAG
- a CDS encoding undecaprenyl-diphosphate phosphatase has protein sequence MEFWTAIQALILGIVEGLTEFLPISSTGHQIIVADLIGFGGDRAKAFNIIIQLGAILAVVWEFRQRVFGVILGLPRERQAQRFTVNLLVAFFPAVILGVAFADLIEHWLFNPITVASALVIGGLVMLWAEQRQHTIEVQAVDDMSWKHALKIGCAQCLAMIPGTSRSASTIIGGLIFGLSRKAATEFSFFLAMPTMVGAAVYSGYKHRALFENGADVPVFALGFVTSFIFAMLAVRALLKFIATHSYAVFAWYRIGFGLLILATWQMGMIDWSTAQG, from the coding sequence ATGGAGTTCTGGACCGCCATTCAGGCGCTGATTCTGGGCATCGTCGAGGGGCTGACCGAGTTCCTGCCGATTTCCAGCACCGGCCACCAGATCATCGTCGCCGACCTGATCGGCTTCGGTGGCGATCGCGCCAAGGCGTTCAACATCATCATCCAGCTCGGTGCCATCCTCGCCGTGGTCTGGGAGTTTCGCCAACGGGTGTTCGGGGTGATCCTCGGTCTGCCGCGCGAGCGCCAGGCGCAGCGCTTCACCGTCAATCTGCTGGTCGCCTTCTTTCCGGCGGTGATTCTCGGCGTGGCCTTCGCCGACCTGATCGAGCACTGGCTGTTCAACCCGATCACCGTGGCCAGCGCCCTGGTGATCGGTGGTCTGGTCATGCTGTGGGCCGAGCAGCGCCAGCACACCATCGAGGTACAGGCGGTGGACGACATGAGCTGGAAGCATGCGCTGAAGATCGGCTGCGCGCAGTGCCTGGCGATGATTCCCGGCACCTCGCGCTCTGCGTCGACCATCATCGGCGGCCTGATCTTCGGCCTGTCGCGCAAGGCGGCCACCGAGTTCTCCTTCTTCCTCGCCATGCCGACCATGGTCGGCGCGGCGGTCTACTCCGGCTACAAGCATCGCGCGTTGTTCGAGAATGGCGCCGACGTGCCGGTGTTCGCCCTGGGCTTCGTCACCTCGTTCATCTTCGCGATGCTCGCCGTGCGCGCGCTGCTCAAGTTCATCGCCACCCACAGCTATGCGGTGTTCGCCTGGTACCGCATCGGTTTCGGTCTGCTGATTCTCGCCACCTGGCAGATGGGCATGATCGACTGGAGCACGGCGCAGGGCTGA
- a CDS encoding DUF3429 domain-containing protein, which yields MHPFTATNPPHLAWLLGLAGLIPFISGALGIWITPIGWRPLVLDALLDYAAVILAFMGAIHWGLAMRGEQDDLRAQMQLGLSVIPPLLGWAAVSFGLPAALSIPVFVLAFIGLYLADLRAVRLGLAPIWYRPLRKPLTAVVVVSLLVAWAGVLAG from the coding sequence ATGCACCCGTTCACGGCCACCAACCCGCCGCACCTGGCCTGGCTGCTCGGCCTGGCCGGTCTGATTCCGTTCATCAGTGGCGCGCTGGGCATCTGGATCACGCCCATCGGCTGGCGGCCGCTGGTGCTCGATGCGCTGCTCGACTATGCGGCGGTGATTCTGGCGTTCATGGGCGCGATCCACTGGGGCCTGGCGATGCGCGGCGAGCAGGATGACCTGCGCGCGCAGATGCAGCTGGGTCTGTCGGTGATTCCGCCGCTGCTCGGCTGGGCGGCCGTGTCCTTCGGTCTGCCGGCGGCGTTGTCCATCCCGGTATTCGTGCTGGCCTTCATCGGCCTGTACTTGGCCGATCTGCGCGCGGTGCGTCTGGGTCTGGCGCCGATCTGGTATCGGCCCCTGCGCAAGCCGCTGACCGCAGTGGTGGTGGTCAGCCTGCTGGTCGCCTGGGCCGGGGTGCTGGCCGGCTGA